The Rahnella aquatilis CIP 78.65 = ATCC 33071 genomic sequence CGCTTTGCGACCGGAAAGCTGCAAGCTTTGTACAATGTCCGCCACACTTTTCCCCTGTTGCAGACAGGCACGCAACGCCGTCAGCGGCAAATCACTGTGCAACAGCACGCGGCTGAGTGCCGGTAAACTGCTCTCCAGCGGACGATGGGCGAACGCAAACCCGCGCAGTTCGCGCCAGTCGGCGTCATCGGGTTGCGTATCCGCAGGGGGGCCGGGCGGCAGGGTTAATTCCATCTGAGGCGCCAGCCAGCGCCAGTCACGGTGAAGCTGATGCACGGCGCTGTCCGCCAGTGCCTGCCCCGCCGCGCTCAGGGGTAATATCGCCATCGCGGCATAACATCCGCTGCTGGCTTCTTTGTGCGTACTGACGCGCACCAGCCGGAATCCGGCCTGTTGCCACAATGCCGCCAGATCCGGCGTATAGCCAAAACTGACTGACAGGAAGTCCAGTCCCGCCTGCTGCGCACGCTGTTTCTGCTCTGCTAACAACTGCCGGGCAATGCCCTGACGGCGAAACGCCGGATGCACCGCAATCCGGCTGACGCGCCGTGAACGCATCACGGCAGCCTCCGGGAATCCCGCGTGCGCGGCAAGGGACTGAGCCACCAGATTGCCGCGCGGACGCCGTCTTCCGGCCCAGACTTCCTGTGCCAGCGCTGCGCTAAGCCCGCCCTCATCCACCAGCCATAACGCGCCGGTCAGTGTATTTTTCTGTCGTGACGCGCTGAACGTCATGCCCGGCGCATCCAGCAGACGCCGCAGATCCAGCGGCGATGTGCGGTAATGTGCGCTGGTCAGCAGGCCGTAAAAATCCTCTAACAGCACCGGTTCACTCAGCCAGTCATCGGCATGAATCGGGAATATTTCTGATGTGCCGCCCGTCTCACCGGCCACCGGCAAATGCTCGTCAAACAGTAATAAATCGCTGATAAACGGCTCAAGCGTGTCGGATGATGACCAGCGGATAGGTGCGTTCAGTCGCAAGTCATGCCACTGCGGCAAAGACGTACAGAATTTGAGTAAGAATCCGCGTCCGGTGCCTTCATATCCCTGAACCGTGGTGGTGAGCAACACGCGCGGAAAAGCCGCGATAATTTCCGCCAGCATCGGTGCCGGAATAGCGGCGGCTTCATCGATGATCAGCCACTCAGCGCCGGTTACTGCGCCTTCGCGACATAAGGCAAGCAATGCATCGGGTGCGATAAAGCGGGCAGAGTCTGTTTGCGGATTAAGGATCTGGCTGGCTGAGGCTTTAGCCGGTGCGGTCACCCAACAGATGCCCGGCCACTGTCTGACCAGCATTCCCGCCAGCGTCGATTTCCCCCGCCCGCGCGGCGCGGTCAGCACCCACACGCCGGACTGAGCCTGCATCAGTTGTTTTAAAATCTGAGATTGCTCAGCGGTCGGCTGGCCATCGGGTGGCAACCAGTCGGGCGCAACCGGCAGCGGGGGGATATCAAAAGGCTGATCCTGCCGCCTCACCGTAATGCTGCGGTCTTGTTCGAGGAAAGACTGAAAACGGCGAATAAAACGTGGCGTCGGGATCGCCTGCGGTTGTTCGCTCCAGCGCAGGCTGTCCGCATCCGGCGTGTCAGCCCAGTCGTCCCATGCCGGTATCAGCAAAATCAGCCAGCTTCCGGCTTTCAATGTGCCCGAAAAGGCCGCCAGCGCCTCGATATTCAGGCCATAACGCGCATCAAACACACCGTGAAAGATCTCCTGCCCGAGCAGCGTATGCGCCGCTGAAGGCAGGCAGGATGTGACACCCTCAGGCGGCGAATCACTCAGCCAGAGCCAGTCACCGGCATTTTGTGCACAAAACTGTACGGCCTGTTGCTCACACCACTGCGTTTCGCCACTGAACACCAGCAAACGCCGGACACCCAGCCGCTGCATCTGTTGCTGTAGCAAAGTGACAGACATGTCAGGTTTTCCCGATAATCATCGATAGCAGACCGGCAGCAATCAGCGGCCCGACCGGCACACCTTTAAACAACGCCACGCCCAGCACGGTGCCGACTAACAGGCCAGCCACCAGATGCGGCTGCGTGCCCATCAGCGTCAGGCCACGTCCGCCAAGCCACGACACCAGCACACCGACCAGAATGGCGGCTATCGATTTCCAGTGGAAGAAGGAGTGCACGACGGTGCTGGCGCTGATTTTGCCGCTGGCAATCGGTGCCATCACGCCAATGGTCAGAATAATAATGCCGATGGTCAGTCCGTATTTTTCTATCCACGGGAAAAAGCTGTTCAGCGGCGTGATGCGTACCGTGAGAAGGAAAAACATGGCGATGGTAACGGCGCTGTTATGGCTGATAATGCCCAGTCCGGCGAAGACAAGTAAGATCAAAAGGGTTGGATCGAGAAAAGCCATGGCGTTCCCAGCGGTTCAACATGAAAATAAAAGAGAGGCTCGGGGAGCCTCTCCGGGTCGGTCATTGATTATTGAACAGTTTTTAGCGACAGACCAGCGCTTGTTGCCACTTCATCAGCGGCTGGCAAAGGTATTACACTGGTCAGGGTTACCGGTATCAAATCCACGTTTGAACCAGGTATAACGTTGCCGGGACGTACCGTGGGTGAAGCTGTCCGGCACCACGCGGCCCTGACTTTGCTGTTGCAGCCGGTCATCGCCGATGGCCTGTGCGGCATCCAGCGCTTCTTTCAGATCGCCCTCTTCGAGAACGTTTTGCTGCTGCATCGCGTGTCCCCAGACACCGGCGTAACAGTCAGCCTGTAATTCCATTTTTACCGATAGCTGGTTTACCACAGTCTGCGAAGCGCCCTGTTGCAACTGGCGAACCTTGCGTTCAGTGCCCAGCAGATTCTGCACATGGTGGCCCACTTCGTGCGCCACCACATACCCCTGCGCGAAATCACCGCCTGCCCCGAGCTTATCCTGCAATTCCTGATAGAAAGAGAGATCGATATAGACCGTGCTGTCCGCCGGACAATAGAACGGCCCCATTACCGACTGGCCGGTGCCACAACCGGTGCGGGTCGCGCCGCGATACATCACCAGTTTGGGTTCACGATAAGTCATGCCCTGCTTCTGGAAAATGTCTTTCCAGGTGTCTTCTGTCGAGGCAAGGATCACTGAGGTAAATCTGGCCTGCTCGTCATCTTTCGGGCTGATGGATTGTGATTGTGTTTGTTGCTGCATGCCGCCGGACTGACCACCATCAATCAGCGGCGTCAGGTCGATACCGTAATACCCGGCGACCAGCACCACGATGATGATCACGATACCGCTTTTGCCACGGATCGGCAGGCGCATTCCTCCGCCACCTAAACCACCACCGTTAGCTCCCTGTCCGCGTCTGTCTTCTACATTGTCGCTTTCGCGACGCCCTTGCCAACGCATAATCACCTCCAGACTGTTTTTGTAAGACTAGCCAGCACACGCGGTTAATACCATCCGCGAAGGGACGTAATTTTAGGGGAGTCAGAATTAAATGAAAGAAAACAGGGCAGGAAGACAAAAATAAAACACAAATAAAAGAACGGGAAGCGGGATCCGCCCCCCGTTTAGCGCCAGCGCAGACTGCGTAAACGATTGCGCAGTCTGGCTAAAAAATAATGCGCAGCTTAGTCCAGTTTCACACCAATACGGTGCGCGACTTCTTCGTAAGCTTCAATCAGGCCACCCAGACTCTGGCGGTAACGGTCTTTGTCCATCTTGTTCAGGGTTTCTTTATCCCACAGGCGGCTGCCGTCCGGTGAGAATTCATCGCCGAGCACCACTTCACCGTTGAACAGACCGAATTCCAGTTTGAAATCGACCAGGATCAGACCGGCGTCATCAAACAGTTTGCTCAGCACGTCGTTGGCTTTGTAGCTCAGCTCTTTCATGCGCGCGAGGTTTTCTTCGTTCACCCAGCCAAAGGTCTTGCAATACGATTCGTTAACCATCGGATCGTGCATCGCATCGTTTTTCAGGAACAGATCGAACAACGGCGGGTTCAGTTCCAGACCTTCTTCAATGCCCAGACGTTTTACCAGCGAACCCGCAGCACGGTTACGGATAACGCATTCAACCGGGACCATATCCAGTTTTTTCACCAGCACTTCGGTGTCAGACAACAGGCGTTCCATTTGGGTTGGAATACCGGCTTCTTCCAGCTTAGCCATGATGAAATGGTTAAATTTATTGTTAACCATACCTTTACGGTCGAACTGCTCAATACGCTGACCATCCAGTGCTGACGTATCGTTACGGAACTCCAGTACCAGAAGGTCCGGGTTTTCGGTGGTGTAGACGGTTTTCGCCTTGCCGCGATACAACTCAGCTAACTTTTGCATCTTTACTTACTCCAGTGGAAAAAACAGATGTAAAAAGGGGCCGGAGCCCCTTGGTATTATTTTGCGCTGCTCTGGCTAAACGCGGCCTGCATGACCGCCACCATCGCATCGTTCTGCGACTGGCTGAGAGCATGTCCTTTCGGATCAAGGAACTGCAAGCTACTACGGTTGTCGAGATCACCAACCTGAAGTTTGTAGTCACCGGAAGTCAGGCCCGGATCTTTCGCACCCAGTGTCTGCCACGCATCGTCGTTCAGTGGTTTGTAGGTCACAGACAATGTGCCTTGCGGACGGCTGCTGTCGGTCACTTTCATGCCAGCTTTTGCCAGGGCATTTGGCAGGCGATCCCACACAACACCGTAGTTCTCACGGACAATCAGCACCGGCAGGCCGGTATCATCTGCGCCGCTCTGAACGTCAATCTCACCGACACGACGGTTGTCGAGGCGTGCCTGAGTATCCTGCTGCACTTTATCCAGACTCGCCGTGATGGCGTTCATCATCTGGCTGTTGTAACGCTGGATTTCAGCCGATGTGGTCACCGGTTTATCCTGCTGTTTCAGCTCAAGCGTTTTCACCGTCAGCGCTAACTGGTAACTCTGCTGTTTCACGCTGACCTGATAACGGCCCTGATACTGGAAGTCTTCATCCGCACGATTCCAGTCAATGAAATCGGTGGTCAGTGTCTGGTTAGCATCATCACGGTTGGCAATTTTGAAGTTATTTTGCTCAACGGCTTTCACGACGTTATTCCACAGGTCACGGTTCTGCGCGGTATTTTCCAGCAGCACGGTACTGCTGTCGCCGGAGAACTGTGTCTGGGAGCCGTTAAGCAGCGCCAGTGGCTGGGACGGTGGACGGATGTCGAGCTGTTTGCCCACCGCGCCCTGCATTGAGCCTGCCTGAACTTCGTACGTTCCGTTCTGCACGGGCAGAATCATTCCGACCGGCGCTTTCAGCTCATGCAAACCTGACGCATCCAGGTAAGCTTCATCGCCACTCACCTGGCGTTTGTAACGTTGATCACTTGAACAGGCAGCCAGTAGCATGATCAGGGAAACCCCGACCACTTTCGCCACGGCCGTTTTCTGCAATCGGGTCATCTGGAAACTGTTCTTGTCAAATAAAGAGGCCATCAAATCTTCCTAAGAGTTACAGCAAACCGGCGCTTTTTAATGCTTCTTCCACGACCGGACGGGCAGCATCTGTTAACGGCGTCATAGGCAGACGCATCGTATCGGTTGCCATCAAACCCAGTGCCTTACAGGCCCATTTCACCGGGATTGGGTTTGCTTCTACAAACAAATTCTGATGCAAAGGCATCAGGCGCTGATTCAGGCGACGCGCTTCGGCAAAGTTGCCAAGCGCAGCCAGCTCACAAAGTTGGGCCATTTCACGGGCAGCTACGTTAGCCGTAACGGAAATAACGCCCTTACCACCAAGTTGCATAAAGTCCAGACCGCTGGCGTCATCGCCGCTCAGCAGAATGAAATCTTCATCATCAACCAGCACTTGGATCTGACTAACGCGACTTAAGTTCCCTGTTGCTTCTTTAACAGCAACAATATTCTTCAATTTTGCTAAACGCGCGATGGTCTGCGGCAACATATCGCAGCCGGTACGTGAAGGCACGTTGTAGAGAATTTGCGGCAGAGAGGTATTTTCAGCGATGGCTTTGAAGTGCTGATACAGACCTTCCTGCGTCGGACGGTTGTAATAAGGCGTGACTGTCAGGCAGCCAACAACGCCACTTTTTTCAAAACGTTGCGTAAGAGAAATCGCTTCAGCGGTCGCGTTTGCGCCGGTGCCTGCGATAACAGGAATGCGTCCATCAGCCAGTTCCAGCGTCTGTAAGACCACGTCACCGTGCTCTTCATGGCTCAACGTGGCCGACTCGCCGGTCGTGCCAACGGAAACGATCGCCGCAGTACCACTGGACACATGATAATCAATCAGTTTTTTCAGACTCGCGCGATCGACAGCACCTTTGGTGTCCATCGGCGTAACCAGTGCAACAATACTTCCCGTAAACATTGACCTTCCCCTCCACAAACAGGTCACTCATGGTACTTTTATAACTCATGTAACATGATGATTTTATTGATTTATCTTTAAATCACGACCACATATTGACCACGACTCAGCAAAGTACTACAAGCGCGTCCAACGGATTGTATCAGCGTTTATCTGCAATCGCAG encodes the following:
- a CDS encoding tRNA(Met) cytidine acetyltransferase TmcA, with amino-acid sequence MSVTLLQQQMQRLGVRRLLVFSGETQWCEQQAVQFCAQNAGDWLWLSDSPPEGVTSCLPSAAHTLLGQEIFHGVFDARYGLNIEALAAFSGTLKAGSWLILLIPAWDDWADTPDADSLRWSEQPQAIPTPRFIRRFQSFLEQDRSITVRRQDQPFDIPPLPVAPDWLPPDGQPTAEQSQILKQLMQAQSGVWVLTAPRGRGKSTLAGMLVRQWPGICWVTAPAKASASQILNPQTDSARFIAPDALLALCREGAVTGAEWLIIDEAAAIPAPMLAEIIAAFPRVLLTTTVQGYEGTGRGFLLKFCTSLPQWHDLRLNAPIRWSSSDTLEPFISDLLLFDEHLPVAGETGGTSEIFPIHADDWLSEPVLLEDFYGLLTSAHYRTSPLDLRRLLDAPGMTFSASRQKNTLTGALWLVDEGGLSAALAQEVWAGRRRPRGNLVAQSLAAHAGFPEAAVMRSRRVSRIAVHPAFRRQGIARQLLAEQKQRAQQAGLDFLSVSFGYTPDLAALWQQAGFRLVRVSTHKEASSGCYAAMAILPLSAAGQALADSAVHQLHRDWRWLAPQMELTLPPGPPADTQPDDADWRELRGFAFAHRPLESSLPALSRVLLHSDLPLTALRACLQQGKSVADIVQSLQLSGRKALVSRWREEAQQVLKDAGMTG
- a CDS encoding DUF441 domain-containing protein, producing MAFLDPTLLILLVFAGLGIISHNSAVTIAMFFLLTVRITPLNSFFPWIEKYGLTIGIIILTIGVMAPIASGKISASTVVHSFFHWKSIAAILVGVLVSWLGGRGLTLMGTQPHLVAGLLVGTVLGVALFKGVPVGPLIAAGLLSMIIGKT
- a CDS encoding neutral zinc metallopeptidase, with product MRWQGRRESDNVEDRRGQGANGGGLGGGGMRLPIRGKSGIVIIIVVLVAGYYGIDLTPLIDGGQSGGMQQQTQSQSISPKDDEQARFTSVILASTEDTWKDIFQKQGMTYREPKLVMYRGATRTGCGTGQSVMGPFYCPADSTVYIDLSFYQELQDKLGAGGDFAQGYVVAHEVGHHVQNLLGTERKVRQLQQGASQTVVNQLSVKMELQADCYAGVWGHAMQQQNVLEEGDLKEALDAAQAIGDDRLQQQSQGRVVPDSFTHGTSRQRYTWFKRGFDTGNPDQCNTFASR
- the purC gene encoding phosphoribosylaminoimidazolesuccinocarboxamide synthase codes for the protein MQKLAELYRGKAKTVYTTENPDLLVLEFRNDTSALDGQRIEQFDRKGMVNNKFNHFIMAKLEEAGIPTQMERLLSDTEVLVKKLDMVPVECVIRNRAAGSLVKRLGIEEGLELNPPLFDLFLKNDAMHDPMVNESYCKTFGWVNEENLARMKELSYKANDVLSKLFDDAGLILVDFKLEFGLFNGEVVLGDEFSPDGSRLWDKETLNKMDKDRYRQSLGGLIEAYEEVAHRIGVKLD
- the bamC gene encoding outer membrane protein assembly factor BamC, coding for MASLFDKNSFQMTRLQKTAVAKVVGVSLIMLLAACSSDQRYKRQVSGDEAYLDASGLHELKAPVGMILPVQNGTYEVQAGSMQGAVGKQLDIRPPSQPLALLNGSQTQFSGDSSTVLLENTAQNRDLWNNVVKAVEQNNFKIANRDDANQTLTTDFIDWNRADEDFQYQGRYQVSVKQQSYQLALTVKTLELKQQDKPVTTSAEIQRYNSQMMNAITASLDKVQQDTQARLDNRRVGEIDVQSGADDTGLPVLIVRENYGVVWDRLPNALAKAGMKVTDSSRPQGTLSVTYKPLNDDAWQTLGAKDPGLTSGDYKLQVGDLDNRSSLQFLDPKGHALSQSQNDAMVAVMQAAFSQSSAK
- the dapA gene encoding 4-hydroxy-tetrahydrodipicolinate synthase: MFTGSIVALVTPMDTKGAVDRASLKKLIDYHVSSGTAAIVSVGTTGESATLSHEEHGDVVLQTLELADGRIPVIAGTGANATAEAISLTQRFEKSGVVGCLTVTPYYNRPTQEGLYQHFKAIAENTSLPQILYNVPSRTGCDMLPQTIARLAKLKNIVAVKEATGNLSRVSQIQVLVDDEDFILLSGDDASGLDFMQLGGKGVISVTANVAAREMAQLCELAALGNFAEARRLNQRLMPLHQNLFVEANPIPVKWACKALGLMATDTMRLPMTPLTDAARPVVEEALKSAGLL